In Leguminivora glycinivorella isolate SPB_JAAS2020 chromosome 20, LegGlyc_1.1, whole genome shotgun sequence, the following proteins share a genomic window:
- the LOC125237034 gene encoding transmembrane channel-like protein 7 isoform X2: MLPDLSENLSNEERTWEEIMQIKAMPVPMSQKRDLKARLQNATKLRLVGFEQLQWRQRKVWHRFRIRFTEIMGKLELWQSPMREIEGSFGTGVVSYFLFLRWLLFLNLVISLVVITFLILPKTLLVEDPQECNENFPNSTECCSEAYLQRNLTDSNIFLDIIQGTGWMERTFLFYGVYSNQIYTYFLEGLLNSQMYYNMKLAYILVPISWALLSLIAIVKTGAKGFKERLVESEGQFYMYCNLVFGGWDFCIHNDKSAKIKHKAIYNEVKGCLEQERFKEEKQLRSRETQILLHLKRIFINLIVFAILIASGILIYLTFNYTIDKLGESLSNDPNLPSNFDAANATQAQHFSTLKLFREGAISFSQLQTTLLEFLPYICIVALNIIVPELFSYLIKFEDYTPASVIIVTLLRTVLLRLSSLGVLLSQIYHRITGPNGVACAYNNDNFALDCWETYVGQQLYKLIITDFALQFFTTFFINLPRAFIARHTVSRCFKIIGEQDFYLPKHVLDIVYTQTIIWMGAFFCPFLPIMGTVFYFIIFYVKKFTCLVNCTPSPVVYKASKSKSLFMSVLLLGFVVSIVPVAYSIAEIYPSVNCGPYRGWATVWSFAVSTFDKLPPAIGEFVFFIGTSTFAIPAFAVMLFALYYYWAVAAANRHMVVVLKNQLVLEGHDKQFLLNRLSAFIRQHQKRCERRNRASFADDDSSIRQSSR; the protein is encoded by the exons AGAACCTGTCAAACGAGGAGCGAACATGGGAGGAAATCATGCAGATCAAGGCTATGCCAGTGCCCATGAGCCAGAAAAGGGACCTCAAGGCCAGATTACAg AATGCCACAAAACTTCGCCTCGTGGGCTTCGAGCAGCTCCAATGGCGTCAACGAAAAGTCTGGCACCGCTTCCGCATACGATTCACAGAAATAATGGGAAAACTGGAGCTATGGCAGTCTCCCATGAGGGAAATAGAAGGCAGCTTCGGCACCGGTGTAGTATCCTACTTCCTCTTCCTGCGCTGGCTGTTATTCCTAAACCTAGTAATATCATTAGTAGTAATCACCTTCCTAATATTACCAAAGACTTTACTAGTCGAAGACCCTCAAGAATGTAATGAGAACTTCCCTAATTCTACTGAATGTTGTTCTGAAGCGTATTTGCAAAGGAATTTAACTGATAGTAATATTTTCCTTGACATAATACAAGGAACTGGGTGGATGGAGAGAACATTTTTGTTCTATGGTGTGTATAGCAACCAAATATATACGTATTTCTTAGAGGGTCTGCTTAATTCACAAATGTATTATAATATGAAATTGGCGTATATATTAGTACCTATATCTTGGGCATTACTGTCTTTGATAGCTATAGTGAAAACCGGAGCAAAAGGTTTCAAAGAGAGGCTAGTTGAAAGCGAAGGACAATTCTATATGTATTGTAACTTGGTTTTTGGTGGATGGGACTTTTGTATACATAATGACAAGTCAGCTAAAATAAAACACAAGGCGATATACAACGAGGTAAAAGGTTGTTTAGAACAGGAGAGATTCAAAGAGGAAAAACAACTTAGGAGCAGGGAAACTCAAATACTGTTGCATTTAAAACGTATTTTCATCAACTTGATCGTGTTTGCCATATTAATAGCCTCGGGCATACTTATTTATCTAACATTTAACTATACTATAGATAAACTCGGAGAGAGTCTAAGTAACGACCCGAATTTGCCATCAAATTTCGACGCTGCGAACGCAACGCAAGCGCAACATTTTTCGACATTAAAGTTATTCAGAGAAGGAGCGATTTCCTTCAGTCAACTGCAGACGACTTTACTAGAGTTCCTTCCATACATTTGCATCGTCGCTCTAAACATTATTGTACCAGAACTATTCAGTTATTTAATCAAATTTGAAGATTATACTCCGGCAAGTGTCATTATAGTGACTTTACTCAGAACTGTGTTGCTCAGGCTGTCTTCCTTAGGCGTTCTTTTAAGCCAAATATATCACAGAATCACAGGACCAAATGGAGTCGCATGTGCTTATAACAACGATAACTTCGCTTTAGACTGCTGGGAGACTTACGTCGGACAACAATTATACAAATTGATAATCACAGACTTCGCATTACAATTCTTTACAACTTTCTTTATAAATCTACCCAGAGCGTTCATAGCGCGGCATACAGTGAGTAGATGCTTCAAAATCATTGGCGAACAAGACTTTTACCTACCCAAACATGTCTTAGACATAGTTTACACTCAAACTATAATATGGATGGGTGCATTCTTCTGTCCATTCCTACCTATAATGGggactgttttttattttataatattttacgtGAAAAAATTCACTTGTTTAGTGAATTGCACGCCGTCGCCAGTTGTTTATAAAGCATCTAAATCTAAAAGTCTCTTCATGTCCGTATTACTTCTAGGTTTCGTTGTGTCTATCGTTCCGGTAGCTTACTCTATCGCCGAGATATATCCTTCAGTCAACTGTGGGCCTTATAGAGGTTGGGCCACAGTTTGGTCATTTGCTGTGAGCACTTTTGACAAACTCCCGCCTGCTATAGGAGAATTTGTCTTCTTTATTGGAACATCAACTTTTGCGATTCCTGCGTTCGCTGTAATGCTATTCGCTTTATATTACTATTGGGCGGTAGCAGCGGCGAACAGGCATATGGTGGTAGTTTTAAAGAACCAGCTAGTGTTAGAAGGGCATGATAAGCAGTTTCTACTGAACAGGCTGAGTGCGTTTATAAGGCAGCATCAGAAACGGTGTGAGAGGCGGAATAGAGCTAGTTTTGCGGACGATGACTCGTCTATTAGACAAAGTTCGAGGTAG
- the LOC125237034 gene encoding transmembrane channel-like protein 7 isoform X3, with translation METENLSNEERTWEEIMQIKAMPVPMSQKRDLKARLQNATKLRLVGFEQLQWRQRKVWHRFRIRFTEIMGKLELWQSPMREIEGSFGTGVVSYFLFLRWLLFLNLVISLVVITFLILPKTLLVEDPQECNENFPNSTECCSEAYLQRNLTDSNIFLDIIQGTGWMERTFLFYGVYSNQIYTYFLEGLLNSQMYYNMKLAYILVPISWALLSLIAIVKTGAKGFKERLVESEGQFYMYCNLVFGGWDFCIHNDKSAKIKHKAIYNEVKGCLEQERFKEEKQLRSRETQILLHLKRIFINLIVFAILIASGILIYLTFNYTIDKLGESLSNDPNLPSNFDAANATQAQHFSTLKLFREGAISFSQLQTTLLEFLPYICIVALNIIVPELFSYLIKFEDYTPASVIIVTLLRTVLLRLSSLGVLLSQIYHRITGPNGVACAYNNDNFALDCWETYVGQQLYKLIITDFALQFFTTFFINLPRAFIARHTVSRCFKIIGEQDFYLPKHVLDIVYTQTIIWMGAFFCPFLPIMGTVFYFIIFYVKKFTCLVNCTPSPVVYKASKSKSLFMSVLLLGFVVSIVPVAYSIAEIYPSVNCGPYRGWATVWSFAVSTFDKLPPAIGEFVFFIGTSTFAIPAFAVMLFALYYYWAVAAANRHMVVVLKNQLVLEGHDKQFLLNRLSAFIRQHQKRCERRNRASFADDDSSIRQSSR, from the exons AGAACCTGTCAAACGAGGAGCGAACATGGGAGGAAATCATGCAGATCAAGGCTATGCCAGTGCCCATGAGCCAGAAAAGGGACCTCAAGGCCAGATTACAg AATGCCACAAAACTTCGCCTCGTGGGCTTCGAGCAGCTCCAATGGCGTCAACGAAAAGTCTGGCACCGCTTCCGCATACGATTCACAGAAATAATGGGAAAACTGGAGCTATGGCAGTCTCCCATGAGGGAAATAGAAGGCAGCTTCGGCACCGGTGTAGTATCCTACTTCCTCTTCCTGCGCTGGCTGTTATTCCTAAACCTAGTAATATCATTAGTAGTAATCACCTTCCTAATATTACCAAAGACTTTACTAGTCGAAGACCCTCAAGAATGTAATGAGAACTTCCCTAATTCTACTGAATGTTGTTCTGAAGCGTATTTGCAAAGGAATTTAACTGATAGTAATATTTTCCTTGACATAATACAAGGAACTGGGTGGATGGAGAGAACATTTTTGTTCTATGGTGTGTATAGCAACCAAATATATACGTATTTCTTAGAGGGTCTGCTTAATTCACAAATGTATTATAATATGAAATTGGCGTATATATTAGTACCTATATCTTGGGCATTACTGTCTTTGATAGCTATAGTGAAAACCGGAGCAAAAGGTTTCAAAGAGAGGCTAGTTGAAAGCGAAGGACAATTCTATATGTATTGTAACTTGGTTTTTGGTGGATGGGACTTTTGTATACATAATGACAAGTCAGCTAAAATAAAACACAAGGCGATATACAACGAGGTAAAAGGTTGTTTAGAACAGGAGAGATTCAAAGAGGAAAAACAACTTAGGAGCAGGGAAACTCAAATACTGTTGCATTTAAAACGTATTTTCATCAACTTGATCGTGTTTGCCATATTAATAGCCTCGGGCATACTTATTTATCTAACATTTAACTATACTATAGATAAACTCGGAGAGAGTCTAAGTAACGACCCGAATTTGCCATCAAATTTCGACGCTGCGAACGCAACGCAAGCGCAACATTTTTCGACATTAAAGTTATTCAGAGAAGGAGCGATTTCCTTCAGTCAACTGCAGACGACTTTACTAGAGTTCCTTCCATACATTTGCATCGTCGCTCTAAACATTATTGTACCAGAACTATTCAGTTATTTAATCAAATTTGAAGATTATACTCCGGCAAGTGTCATTATAGTGACTTTACTCAGAACTGTGTTGCTCAGGCTGTCTTCCTTAGGCGTTCTTTTAAGCCAAATATATCACAGAATCACAGGACCAAATGGAGTCGCATGTGCTTATAACAACGATAACTTCGCTTTAGACTGCTGGGAGACTTACGTCGGACAACAATTATACAAATTGATAATCACAGACTTCGCATTACAATTCTTTACAACTTTCTTTATAAATCTACCCAGAGCGTTCATAGCGCGGCATACAGTGAGTAGATGCTTCAAAATCATTGGCGAACAAGACTTTTACCTACCCAAACATGTCTTAGACATAGTTTACACTCAAACTATAATATGGATGGGTGCATTCTTCTGTCCATTCCTACCTATAATGGggactgttttttattttataatattttacgtGAAAAAATTCACTTGTTTAGTGAATTGCACGCCGTCGCCAGTTGTTTATAAAGCATCTAAATCTAAAAGTCTCTTCATGTCCGTATTACTTCTAGGTTTCGTTGTGTCTATCGTTCCGGTAGCTTACTCTATCGCCGAGATATATCCTTCAGTCAACTGTGGGCCTTATAGAGGTTGGGCCACAGTTTGGTCATTTGCTGTGAGCACTTTTGACAAACTCCCGCCTGCTATAGGAGAATTTGTCTTCTTTATTGGAACATCAACTTTTGCGATTCCTGCGTTCGCTGTAATGCTATTCGCTTTATATTACTATTGGGCGGTAGCAGCGGCGAACAGGCATATGGTGGTAGTTTTAAAGAACCAGCTAGTGTTAGAAGGGCATGATAAGCAGTTTCTACTGAACAGGCTGAGTGCGTTTATAAGGCAGCATCAGAAACGGTGTGAGAGGCGGAATAGAGCTAGTTTTGCGGACGATGACTCGTCTATTAGACAAAGTTCGAGGTAG